The Paenibacillus uliginis N3/975 genome has a window encoding:
- the ilvA gene encoding threonine ammonia-lyase IlvA: protein MKETQTQKKTVGMEDIVRAHHVLREVIIRTPLQRDAVLSAKYGCNVYLKREDLQVVRSFKIRGAYNMIRSLTEAELAAGIVCASAGNHAQGVAFSCKVLNIRGKIFMPSTTPNQKVKQVKRFGGSSVEVILTGDTFDDAYAEAIKICEEQGMTFIHPFDEPRIVAGNGTIGMEVMEELDAPADYMFVTIGGGGLAAGISTYVKTVSPMTQMIGVEPLGAASMIEAKERGEVVTLKEIDKFVDGAAVKRVGQLPYEICNELLDDIVMVPEGKACTTILELYNENAIVVEPAGALSVAALDLYGDKIRGKTVVCVISGGNNDIDRMQEIKERSLIYEGLKHYFMINFPQRAGALREFLEEVLGPDDDIARFEYTKKHNKEDGPALVGIELLHPEDYGPLVERMNRKGLDYTELNKNMNLFNLLI, encoded by the coding sequence ATGAAAGAAACGCAAACTCAGAAAAAAACAGTTGGTATGGAAGATATCGTACGTGCTCACCACGTGCTGCGTGAGGTGATCATACGGACACCGTTGCAGCGGGATGCGGTGCTGTCTGCCAAATACGGCTGTAATGTGTACTTGAAACGTGAAGATCTACAGGTGGTCCGGTCCTTTAAAATCCGGGGCGCCTACAACATGATCCGCAGCTTAACCGAAGCGGAACTGGCAGCAGGCATTGTATGCGCGAGTGCCGGAAACCATGCTCAGGGCGTGGCTTTTTCATGCAAGGTGCTTAACATTCGCGGCAAAATCTTTATGCCAAGCACCACACCGAACCAGAAGGTGAAGCAGGTCAAACGTTTTGGCGGGAGCAGCGTGGAGGTCATTCTGACCGGAGATACATTTGACGATGCGTATGCTGAAGCAATCAAGATATGCGAAGAACAGGGGATGACCTTCATTCATCCATTCGATGAACCCCGCATTGTAGCGGGTAACGGAACGATCGGGATGGAAGTGATGGAAGAGCTAGACGCACCGGCGGATTATATGTTTGTCACCATTGGTGGCGGCGGTCTTGCAGCCGGAATATCGACTTATGTCAAAACCGTCAGTCCGATGACCCAGATGATTGGTGTTGAACCGTTGGGGGCGGCTTCCATGATTGAAGCCAAGGAACGCGGTGAGGTGGTTACGCTTAAAGAGATCGATAAGTTTGTTGATGGTGCCGCGGTCAAAAGAGTCGGCCAGCTCCCCTATGAAATTTGTAATGAACTTCTGGACGATATCGTCATGGTTCCCGAAGGCAAAGCGTGCACAACCATCTTGGAGCTGTACAATGAGAATGCCATCGTGGTTGAGCCGGCTGGGGCCCTGTCCGTAGCAGCCCTGGATCTGTATGGTGACAAGATCAGAGGTAAAACTGTAGTTTGCGTTATTAGCGGCGGCAACAACGACATCGACCGTATGCAGGAGATCAAGGAGCGTTCTCTGATCTATGAAGGTTTGAAGCATTATTTCATGATCAACTTCCCGCAACGTGCGGGAGCACTGCGTGAGTTTCTGGAGGAAGTGCTTGGACCAGACGACGATATCGCACGGTTTGAATATACGAAGAAGCACAATAAAGAGGACGGTCCCGCACTAGTCGGGATTGAGCTGCTACATCCGGAGGATTACGGTCCGTTGGTCGAGCGGATGAACCGGAAAGGACTCGATTACACCGAACTCAACAAAAACATGAACCTGTTTAACCTGCTGATCTAA
- a CDS encoding DUF3231 family protein encodes MGILNGNPKDEPMHYGEIFVVWTASTVAKGAVSCYKAYLNHAGDNDLKKILKDLIDQASLEIKELDKLLTDNGIAPAPALPERPEVKLEDIPAGARFTDPEIAATIAMETAAGLVACSQAMGQSIRVDIGALFAKYHLAMAGLGVRILQMNKEKGWLIPPPLQMKQPE; translated from the coding sequence ATGGGTATTCTAAACGGTAATCCCAAAGATGAGCCGATGCATTACGGTGAAATTTTTGTTGTGTGGACAGCTTCTACGGTTGCTAAAGGCGCCGTCTCCTGCTACAAAGCCTATTTAAACCACGCCGGGGACAACGATCTCAAAAAAATACTGAAAGACCTGATCGATCAAGCCTCGCTGGAAATTAAGGAACTCGATAAATTACTCACGGATAACGGAATTGCTCCTGCTCCCGCGTTACCTGAACGACCTGAAGTCAAACTTGAGGACATTCCTGCGGGTGCACGATTCACAGATCCGGAAATCGCTGCTACAATTGCAATGGAAACCGCAGCTGGACTTGTGGCATGTAGCCAAGCTATGGGACAGTCCATTCGGGTGGACATCGGTGCCTTATTTGCTAAGTACCATCTTGCCATGGCAGGATTAGGCGTAAGAATCCTCCAGATGAATAAAGAAAAAGGATGGCTTATCCCTCCACCCCTTCAGATGAAGCAACCTGAATAA
- a CDS encoding helix-turn-helix domain-containing protein: MEPIHKKVGRNLQAIRKSRGLSLDNVAELTGVSKAMLGQIERGDSNPTISVLWRIVSGLGISFTTLIEESETEVTVVSPDEVEPFHEAEGAYRVYPLFSYNLRTKFESYMVVMDPGCDHGSEAHNDGVEEYIFVHEGELELWREDESYTVPAGNSVHFSANRPHRYRNPGKKTTKFYTIIFYADAAARR; encoded by the coding sequence TTGGAACCCATTCATAAAAAAGTAGGGAGAAATTTACAAGCAATTCGTAAATCACGGGGCTTAAGCCTCGATAACGTTGCCGAGTTGACCGGTGTAAGCAAAGCCATGCTAGGACAAATCGAACGCGGAGATTCAAACCCGACAATTTCCGTACTGTGGCGAATCGTTAGCGGACTGGGCATTTCATTCACCACACTCATTGAGGAGTCGGAAACCGAAGTGACCGTAGTGTCGCCTGATGAGGTGGAGCCTTTTCATGAGGCAGAGGGTGCTTACCGAGTTTATCCGTTGTTTTCTTATAATCTGCGTACCAAATTTGAGTCTTATATGGTGGTGATGGATCCGGGGTGTGACCACGGGTCTGAAGCACATAATGACGGCGTCGAGGAATATATTTTTGTGCATGAGGGGGAGCTTGAACTCTGGCGTGAAGACGAAAGTTATACGGTTCCTGCCGGCAACTCCGTCCATTTCTCTGCTAACCGGCCGCATCGATATCGTAATCCGGGCAAGAAGACCACGAAATTTTACACCATTATATTCTATGCGGATGCCGCAGCTCGTCGTTAA
- a CDS encoding NAD-dependent epimerase/dehydratase family protein, translating into MKRIMVTGALGQIGCDLVAKLRQIYGEEAVLATDIRQIHHETVQLGPFRTLDVTDSTAFYEAAREHKADTIIHLAALLSAKAESDPALAWHLNMGGLLSGLETARALSCQFFTPSSIAAFGSDTPKNATPQDTLQRPLTMYGVSKVAGELLCDYYYHKYGVDTRGLRFPGLISHSAPPGGGTTDYSVEMYGAAIRSGSYTSYINKGTYLDMMYMPDAIQAVITLMEADPSKLKHRNAFNVTAMSVDPEGIAANIRRHIPEFMLDYDVDPVRQAIANEWPDSIDATAAREEWGFDVQYDLNHMTDDMVSKLMVKLQADQSKIS; encoded by the coding sequence ATGAAACGGATTATGGTAACAGGTGCGCTCGGTCAGATCGGTTGTGATTTGGTGGCGAAATTGCGGCAAATCTACGGTGAAGAAGCCGTACTCGCGACAGATATTCGCCAGATCCATCATGAAACGGTACAGTTAGGACCGTTCAGAACATTAGATGTAACGGATAGCACTGCATTTTATGAGGCGGCAAGGGAGCACAAGGCAGATACAATTATTCACCTTGCAGCACTTTTGTCCGCTAAAGCAGAATCAGATCCAGCGCTTGCTTGGCACCTGAACATGGGCGGTTTGTTAAGCGGGCTGGAGACGGCGCGGGCGTTGTCCTGTCAGTTCTTTACACCGAGCTCCATAGCAGCATTTGGATCAGACACCCCCAAAAATGCCACACCGCAGGACACGCTGCAGCGTCCTTTAACGATGTATGGTGTCAGCAAGGTTGCGGGTGAGCTGCTATGTGATTACTATTACCATAAATATGGAGTGGACACCCGTGGCTTACGTTTTCCAGGTCTGATATCCCACTCAGCGCCTCCGGGAGGAGGAACAACTGATTACTCGGTTGAAATGTATGGAGCTGCTATCCGCAGCGGTAGCTATACTTCCTATATTAATAAAGGGACATACCTTGATATGATGTACATGCCGGACGCTATCCAAGCCGTTATCACACTCATGGAGGCAGACCCTTCCAAGCTGAAGCATCGCAATGCCTTTAATGTAACGGCGATGAGTGTTGATCCTGAAGGAATTGCCGCCAACATCCGCCGGCATATTCCGGAATTTATGCTTGATTATGATGTGGATCCGGTCCGCCAAGCCATCGCAAACGAATGGCCGGATTCCATTGATGCAACGGCAGCACGCGAAGAATGGGGATTTGATGTACAATATGATTTGAACCATATGACCGATGATATGGTGTCAAAGCTTATGGTGAAGCTGCAGGCTGATCAGAGCAAGATCAGTTAA
- a CDS encoding glycine C-acetyltransferase, which produces MASKMLSAFLQQNLTELKGQGLYNTIQPLESPNGPLITIQGREFVNLSSNNYLGLANDERLKEAAIRATNDFGTGSGAVRSINGTLTLHVELEERLAHFKGTEAVLTFQSGFNCNMAAISAVMGAGDAILSDELNHASIIDGCRLTKAKAIRYNHSDMEDLRTKAKEARESGQYDKIMVITDGVFSMDGDIAKLPEIVEIAEAYDLITYVDDAHGSGVLGGGAGTVKHFGLSDRVDIQIGTLSKAVGVVGGYVAGSRDLVDWLKVRSRPFLFSTALPPGTVAACISAVDILQNSNELQTKLWENTRYLQEGLKNLGYSIGSTETPITPCIIGDEVTTQKFSIRLYEEGVYAKAIVFPTVPKGTGRVRNMPTAMHTREMLDRALSAYETIGRELGLVR; this is translated from the coding sequence ATGGCAAGCAAAATGTTAAGCGCTTTCTTGCAGCAGAATCTTACAGAGCTCAAGGGACAGGGACTCTATAATACGATCCAGCCTCTTGAAAGTCCGAATGGTCCATTGATCACCATTCAGGGCCGTGAATTTGTGAATCTATCCTCCAATAACTATCTGGGCCTTGCGAATGATGAACGATTGAAGGAAGCAGCCATCCGGGCAACAAACGATTTTGGTACGGGAAGCGGCGCTGTCCGCTCTATTAACGGAACTCTAACCCTTCATGTTGAGCTTGAAGAGAGGCTTGCACATTTCAAAGGAACGGAAGCGGTACTTACGTTTCAATCCGGTTTTAATTGTAACATGGCGGCGATCTCGGCTGTGATGGGGGCCGGTGATGCAATACTATCCGATGAATTAAACCACGCGTCTATCATCGATGGCTGTCGTTTAACTAAAGCGAAGGCTATTCGTTATAACCACTCGGATATGGAAGATTTGCGGACCAAAGCAAAAGAAGCGAGAGAGTCCGGGCAATACGACAAGATCATGGTCATTACCGATGGCGTGTTCTCGATGGATGGCGACATTGCGAAGCTTCCGGAAATTGTAGAGATTGCGGAAGCCTATGATCTTATCACATATGTAGATGATGCCCACGGTTCTGGGGTTCTTGGGGGCGGAGCGGGGACTGTGAAGCATTTCGGATTGTCGGACAGGGTGGATATTCAGATCGGAACTTTGTCCAAGGCTGTCGGTGTGGTCGGAGGGTATGTTGCCGGATCCCGTGATCTAGTTGATTGGCTCAAGGTCCGCAGCCGGCCGTTCCTGTTCTCAACGGCATTGCCTCCAGGCACTGTTGCCGCTTGTATTAGCGCTGTTGACATTCTTCAGAACAGTAATGAGCTTCAAACCAAGCTCTGGGAGAATACCAGATACCTGCAGGAAGGGCTCAAAAATCTTGGTTATTCTATAGGGTCTACGGAAACTCCGATAACGCCTTGCATCATCGGGGACGAGGTGACAACACAGAAGTTCAGCATCAGATTGTACGAAGAAGGCGTATATGCCAAAGCGATCGTGTTCCCGACAGTACCGAAAGGGACAGGAAGAGTTCGTAACATGCCTACCGCTATGCATACTAGGGAGATGCTGGATCGCGCACTCTCCGCATATGAAACCATCGGACGCGAACTGGGTCTGGTTCGTTAA
- a CDS encoding alpha/beta hydrolase: MEHHHIYRQGTSAEAPTLLLLHGTGGNEQDLLPLGEIISPTSNLLGVRGNVLENGMPRFFRRLSEGVFDVEDLIQRTKDLKAFIDDAAAQYGFDRSRVVAVGYSNGANIAASLLFHYGGTLQGAVLHHPMVPLRDKELPDLAGVPVFIAAGQRDMMCPPQETEDLASLLTGAGADALVNWEHGGHQLSRTEVVAAAAWFKEKFA, translated from the coding sequence ATGGAGCATCATCATATATACCGGCAGGGAACGTCGGCTGAGGCCCCAACGCTTCTGCTGCTTCATGGCACTGGTGGGAATGAGCAGGATCTTCTACCGCTCGGGGAGATCATCTCCCCGACTTCAAATCTGCTTGGCGTCCGGGGAAATGTACTGGAAAACGGTATGCCACGCTTTTTCAGGAGATTGTCTGAAGGGGTATTTGATGTAGAGGATCTGATCCAGCGTACGAAGGATTTAAAGGCTTTTATCGATGACGCGGCAGCACAATACGGCTTCGACCGGAGTCGTGTAGTTGCTGTAGGATATTCCAACGGCGCGAATATCGCGGCCAGCTTGCTCTTTCATTACGGGGGTACGCTGCAGGGTGCTGTACTGCATCACCCGATGGTGCCGCTGAGAGATAAAGAGCTGCCAGATCTGGCAGGTGTACCAGTGTTTATTGCAGCAGGACAGCGCGATATGATGTGCCCTCCACAGGAAACAGAGGATCTTGCTTCGCTGTTGACCGGAGCCGGTGCTGATGCCCTGGTTAATTGGGAGCATGGCGGACACCAGCTGAGTCGTACTGAGGTGGTGGCTGCGGCTGCCTGGTTCAAGGAGAAGTTTGCATAA